A single genomic interval of Christensenellaceae bacterium 44-20 harbors:
- the secE gene encoding preprotein translocase subunit SecE, producing MAKNVLLGKEKERQVKEQQKIAKAKNKKKRRSPARFFKDIWNELKKVTWPTGKDLLSSTLAVIVFIVLVGAVIGLFDFGMHSLFSLITA from the coding sequence ATGGCGAAAAACGTCTTACTGGGAAAAGAAAAAGAAAGACAAGTAAAAGAACAGCAGAAGATTGCAAAAGCCAAGAACAAGAAAAAACGGCGCAGCCCGGCTCGGTTCTTTAAGGATATCTGGAATGAGCTCAAGAAGGTAACCTGGCCGACGGGAAAAGATTTGCTCAGCTCGACGCTGGCAGTCATTGTGTTTATTGTGCTGGTCGGGGCAGTCATCGGTTTGTTCGATTTTGGAATGCATTCCCTGTTCAGTCTCATCACCGCTTAA
- the rpmG gene encoding 50S ribosomal protein L33 has protein sequence MEVRNMRVKVTMACQECKQRNYDTMKNKQNDPERLEANKYCRFCKKHTLHKETK, from the coding sequence ATGGAGGTGCGAAATATGCGCGTAAAGGTTACTATGGCTTGCCAGGAGTGCAAACAGAGAAATTACGACACCATGAAAAACAAGCAGAACGATCCCGAGAGACTGGAAGCAAATAAATACTGCAGATTCTGCAAGAAGCATACCCTGCACAAAGAAACCAAATAA
- the potA gene encoding spermidine/putrescine ABC transporter ATP-binding protein, which translates to MSNQLILFKNVYKEFDGVEVLSNINLYIRKNEFLTLLGPSGCGKTTMLRLLGGFETPTSGDILFEGKSIVDTPPYKRKLNTVFQRYALFPHMDVFDNIAFGLKIKKMSKQNIEKKVKDMLKLVGLAGYEDRSIDKLSGGQMQRVAIARALVNEPEVLLLDEPLGALDLKFRKDMQLELKRMQKQLGITFVYVTHDQEEALSMSDTIAVMDEGMIQQIDTPVGIYNEPVNSFVADFIGESNILYGKMRRDYLVAFSGREFECVDRGYNKDENIVVVIRPEDIKLVNPSESTINGVVTSLVFMGVHYEIRIQGEDGHEWLVQSTDPAEVGSRVGITLDPDDIHIMDRSQYDAADA; encoded by the coding sequence GTGTCTAACCAGCTCATCCTATTCAAAAACGTCTATAAGGAGTTCGACGGCGTAGAGGTTTTATCCAATATCAACCTCTATATCCGCAAAAACGAGTTTTTAACGCTGCTCGGCCCTTCGGGCTGCGGCAAGACGACCATGCTCCGCCTGCTGGGCGGCTTTGAGACGCCGACCTCCGGCGATATTCTCTTTGAGGGCAAATCCATCGTGGATACGCCTCCCTATAAGCGCAAGCTCAATACCGTTTTCCAGCGCTATGCCCTTTTCCCGCATATGGATGTGTTCGACAACATCGCCTTTGGCCTGAAGATCAAGAAAATGAGCAAGCAGAATATCGAGAAGAAAGTCAAGGATATGCTCAAATTGGTCGGCCTGGCGGGCTATGAGGACCGCAGCATCGACAAGCTTTCGGGCGGCCAGATGCAGCGCGTCGCCATCGCGCGTGCGCTGGTCAACGAGCCGGAAGTGCTGCTGCTGGATGAGCCGCTGGGCGCGCTGGATCTGAAATTCCGCAAGGATATGCAGCTGGAATTAAAGCGCATGCAAAAGCAGCTGGGCATCACGTTTGTCTATGTAACCCACGATCAGGAGGAGGCACTCTCTATGTCGGATACCATCGCCGTCATGGATGAGGGCATGATCCAGCAGATCGATACGCCTGTGGGCATCTATAACGAGCCGGTAAACTCCTTTGTGGCCGATTTCATCGGCGAAAGCAACATTTTATACGGCAAAATGCGCAGAGACTATCTCGTGGCATTCTCCGGCCGGGAATTCGAGTGTGTGGACCGGGGCTATAACAAGGATGAGAACATCGTCGTCGTCATCCGCCCGGAGGATATCAAGCTGGTCAACCCCAGCGAAAGCACCATCAATGGCGTGGTTACCTCCCTTGTCTTTATGGGCGTGCACTATGAGATCCGCATTCAAGGCGAGGACGGCCACGAATGGCTGGTGCAGAGCACGGATCCTGCCGAGGTGGGCAGCCGGGTAGGCATCACGCTGGATCCGGATGATATTCACATCATGGATCGCTCCCAGTACGATGCCGCAGACGCATAA
- a CDS encoding ABC transporter permease, with product MKKKFFALPYLVWMILFTVVPLILIFVYAVFTTTDTGEIIFTTQYLKQALSPENLSVLWRSLEYAVITTVICLILAYPAALILSRLKSKVGAIVNLLFVIPMWMNFLLRTYAWRALLDSNGPINQFLGWFGLPPQELLNTEGAVIMGLVYNFLPFMLLPISSVFSKIDQSYIQAAEDLGANKWQVLRKVIFPLTVPGVITGITMVFMPVVTTFVISRLLGGSYYMMFGDLLENQFMLLKDWNTGSALAIIMMILMVLSMAIMRKYDKEGESKTLW from the coding sequence TTGAAAAAGAAGTTTTTTGCGCTCCCCTATCTGGTCTGGATGATTTTATTTACGGTCGTTCCGCTCATTCTGATCTTCGTCTACGCGGTTTTCACGACGACGGACACCGGGGAAATCATCTTCACCACGCAGTATTTAAAGCAGGCGCTTTCACCGGAAAATCTCTCGGTGCTATGGCGCTCTCTGGAATATGCCGTCATCACGACGGTCATCTGCCTGATTCTGGCCTACCCGGCGGCGCTCATTCTCTCCCGGCTCAAAAGCAAGGTCGGCGCCATCGTCAACCTGCTGTTCGTCATTCCCATGTGGATGAACTTTTTGCTGCGCACCTATGCCTGGCGGGCTCTGCTGGATTCCAACGGCCCCATCAACCAGTTTCTCGGCTGGTTTGGCCTTCCGCCGCAGGAGCTGCTCAATACAGAGGGGGCCGTCATCATGGGGCTGGTCTACAACTTCCTGCCCTTCATGCTGCTGCCCATCTCTTCGGTCTTTTCCAAGATAGACCAGAGCTATATCCAGGCCGCGGAAGATCTCGGCGCGAATAAATGGCAGGTGCTCCGGAAGGTGATTTTCCCGCTGACGGTCCCCGGTGTGATTACCGGCATTACCATGGTGTTCATGCCTGTGGTAACGACCTTCGTCATCTCCCGGCTGCTGGGCGGCTCCTACTATATGATGTTCGGCGATCTGCTGGAAAACCAGTTTATGCTCTTAAAGGATTGGAACACAGGCTCCGCGCTGGCCATTATCATGATGATTCTGATGGTGCTCTCCATGGCCATCATGCGCAAATACGATAAAGAGGGGGAAAGCAAAACGCTATGGTAA
- a CDS encoding spermidine/putrescine ABC transporter substrate-binding protein — protein MKRIFSLLLALLLVAALLCSCSGGAKTTLYLLNWGEYLDPDLITEFEDQNPDIKVKMTTTTTNEEMYTVCATEGTKIDIVIPSDYLVERFIAEDLLAELDFSNIPNFKYVEKAAQNRTFDPENKYSVPYFIGTVGIVYNTKLVDDPVDSWEILWNEKYSKKIMMYDSIRDSIMVTLAYLGYDINSVNPAELAEAGELLLKQKPFVRGYGADNIKEDMVGGSVALAVDYSGSAVQAIMENEDLAYVVPKEGSNVWMDNFVVLKSSANKEAAERFINFMCDPKVAARNSEFVGYTTPNEAALEYVDEEFTSNSAYTIPDDVLERCKYFKDLGDNMQLYNDVWMKIKTSA, from the coding sequence ATGAAAAGAATTTTTTCTCTGCTCCTCGCGTTGCTTCTGGTTGCAGCCCTGCTATGCAGCTGCTCGGGCGGCGCAAAGACCACGCTCTATCTGCTCAACTGGGGCGAATACCTCGATCCGGATCTCATCACGGAATTTGAAGATCAGAACCCGGATATCAAAGTCAAAATGACGACGACTACCACCAACGAAGAGATGTATACCGTCTGCGCGACGGAGGGAACGAAAATCGATATCGTCATCCCCTCGGATTATCTGGTCGAGCGTTTTATCGCCGAGGATTTGCTGGCAGAGCTGGATTTTTCCAACATCCCGAACTTCAAATACGTGGAAAAGGCCGCTCAGAACCGCACTTTCGACCCGGAAAACAAGTACTCCGTCCCCTACTTCATCGGCACGGTTGGCATCGTCTATAATACCAAGCTGGTAGACGATCCGGTGGATAGCTGGGAGATTCTCTGGAATGAGAAGTATTCCAAAAAAATCATGATGTACGATTCCATCCGCGATTCCATCATGGTAACGCTGGCCTATCTGGGCTATGATATCAACTCCGTCAACCCCGCCGAGCTGGCCGAGGCTGGCGAGCTGCTCTTAAAGCAAAAGCCGTTTGTGCGCGGATATGGAGCCGATAATATCAAGGAGGATATGGTCGGCGGCAGCGTCGCCCTGGCTGTGGATTATTCCGGCTCTGCCGTGCAGGCCATCATGGAGAACGAGGATCTGGCCTATGTCGTCCCCAAAGAGGGAAGCAACGTCTGGATGGATAACTTCGTCGTGCTCAAGTCCTCTGCAAATAAGGAAGCTGCCGAGCGTTTCATCAACTTCATGTGCGATCCCAAGGTCGCCGCGCGCAACTCCGAGTTCGTCGGCTACACCACGCCCAATGAGGCAGCGCTGGAATATGTGGATGAAGAATTTACCAGCAACTCTGCCTATACCATTCCCGACGACGTGCTGGAGCGCTGCAAATACTTCAAAGATTTAGGCGACAATATGCAGCTTTATAACGACGTCTGGATGAAAATCAAAACTTCCGCATAA
- a CDS encoding MFS transporter: protein MAGQQKRCLWAVLSVSFLTIMGTQVATPILGELGNYFSGAPETQIKLIYTAVSLASFFMSFITGTLIRRKKEATLVGIACFVVGGVACAFADHLVLLILFRFITGVGIGLISPLSSSLISDLTEAGEQRSRYLGLAGTVAQMGSVLATVLSGFLASIHWRLAFSLYGIGIAGFFAVLFLVPKSAPAAKERVPHQKIPGAIWLLALLNLTFGIIFSSSFTNLSLRAAALGIPSGQSGIAISMAALGATLFSAFTPVFMKRLGRGAVPALWGMIALLFVGLALAGDVYGMGACMFGMGVFGGIFSVCINMLATRQASEQTSARYLSLVNAASMLGEFLCPMLFSALGQVVGSGDIVSGFFINAAEAGILALLTALYLARKKRGAEE from the coding sequence ATGGCAGGGCAGCAAAAACGATGCTTATGGGCGGTTTTATCCGTCTCATTTCTGACGATTATGGGAACGCAGGTGGCGACTCCCATACTGGGGGAGCTTGGAAACTACTTTTCAGGCGCGCCAGAGACGCAAATTAAGCTGATCTATACGGCGGTATCTTTGGCCAGCTTTTTTATGAGCTTTATAACCGGCACCTTGATTCGCAGAAAAAAGGAGGCGACGCTGGTTGGCATCGCCTGCTTTGTCGTAGGGGGAGTGGCATGTGCCTTTGCAGATCACTTGGTTCTGCTCATTCTCTTTCGCTTTATCACGGGAGTGGGAATTGGCCTGATCTCGCCGCTTTCGAGCAGCCTCATTTCAGATCTGACAGAGGCGGGCGAGCAGCGTTCGCGATACCTGGGCCTGGCGGGGACAGTGGCCCAGATGGGAAGCGTGCTGGCGACAGTGCTCTCCGGTTTCTTGGCATCTATACACTGGAGATTGGCGTTTTCTTTATATGGCATAGGCATTGCCGGCTTTTTTGCAGTGCTCTTTTTGGTGCCAAAATCAGCTCCGGCTGCAAAAGAGCGGGTGCCCCATCAGAAAATACCCGGGGCAATTTGGCTTCTGGCCCTGCTCAATTTGACGTTTGGCATCATCTTCTCCTCCAGCTTCACCAATCTATCCCTGCGGGCGGCAGCATTGGGCATTCCATCTGGGCAGAGCGGCATTGCTATTTCGATGGCGGCTCTTGGCGCGACGCTTTTCAGCGCCTTTACCCCGGTGTTTATGAAGCGCTTGGGGAGAGGCGCGGTGCCAGCCCTTTGGGGGATGATTGCGCTTCTCTTTGTGGGCCTGGCTTTGGCCGGGGATGTCTATGGCATGGGAGCCTGCATGTTTGGCATGGGAGTTTTTGGAGGAATCTTTTCCGTTTGCATCAACATGCTGGCCACCAGGCAGGCAAGTGAGCAGACCTCTGCCCGCTATTTGTCGCTGGTCAATGCGGCCTCTATGCTGGGGGAGTTTTTGTGCCCGATGCTTTTTTCGGCTCTGGGGCAAGTGGTGGGAAGCGGAGATATCGTGAGCGGCTTTTTTATCAACGCGGCAGAGGCGGGAATCCTCGCTTTGCTTACTGCACTCTATCTTGCCCGGAAAAAGCGCGGAGCGGAAGAATAA
- the rplJ gene encoding 50S ribosomal protein L10, with protein sequence MKEATLRAKEAEVAEIQEKIEKSQSVMFLDYRGLNVAEVTELRNKMREAGVEYKVIKNTMIRRAAEKAGIEGLDDVLEGPTAVAFGYADPVAPAKILVDFIEDTKKTSLKGGVLAGKAMSQAEIKNLASLPSKEELIAKMLGSLNAPITGLVMALSGIPRNLVYALNAIKEKKEA encoded by the coding sequence ATGAAAGAAGCAACGCTAAGAGCAAAGGAAGCGGAAGTCGCGGAGATTCAAGAGAAAATCGAGAAATCCCAGAGCGTCATGTTCCTGGACTACAGAGGCCTCAACGTCGCAGAGGTGACGGAACTCAGAAATAAGATGAGAGAGGCGGGCGTCGAATACAAGGTTATCAAAAACACCATGATTCGCCGCGCAGCTGAGAAAGCTGGCATCGAAGGCCTGGACGATGTGCTTGAAGGGCCGACGGCTGTCGCTTTTGGCTACGCCGATCCGGTTGCCCCGGCTAAAATCCTGGTAGACTTCATCGAGGATACCAAGAAAACCAGCCTCAAGGGCGGCGTTTTGGCAGGCAAAGCAATGAGCCAGGCAGAGATCAAAAATCTGGCATCGCTGCCCTCGAAAGAGGAGCTTATCGCAAAGATGCTGGGCAGCCTGAATGCGCCGATTACTGGCCTTGTCATGGCACTTTCCGGTATTCCGAGAAATCTCGTCTATGCGCTTAATGCGATTAAAGAGAAAAAAGAAGCCTAA
- the nusG gene encoding transcription termination/antitermination protein NusG: MAVDNENINTESLSEILEETTTQAAQPEESKRTYNKQEKTDKPYWYVVYTYSGYENKVMTNLLKTVENNGLHDNILDVKVPMEETIEIKNGKKKHVQRKLYPGYVMVKMFLTDETWYVVRNTRGVTGFVGPGSKPIPLSDAEVRAMGVENVHIKLDVAVGENVMITSGPLESFIGIVDEVNTEKQKVKVTVSMFGRDTSVELDFVQVKRI, encoded by the coding sequence ATGGCCGTGGATAACGAGAACATAAATACGGAATCCTTAAGCGAGATCCTGGAAGAGACGACAACGCAGGCCGCCCAGCCCGAAGAGAGCAAGCGCACCTATAATAAGCAGGAGAAAACGGACAAACCATATTGGTATGTCGTCTACACCTATTCCGGCTATGAGAATAAGGTGATGACCAACCTGCTGAAAACCGTGGAAAACAACGGCCTGCATGATAATATTCTGGATGTCAAGGTTCCGATGGAAGAGACCATCGAAATCAAAAATGGCAAAAAGAAACATGTGCAGCGCAAGCTGTATCCGGGCTATGTCATGGTTAAAATGTTTTTGACGGACGAGACTTGGTATGTTGTGCGCAATACCCGGGGCGTTACGGGCTTTGTCGGCCCGGGAAGCAAGCCGATTCCGCTTTCGGATGCGGAAGTGCGGGCGATGGGCGTGGAAAATGTCCACATCAAGCTGGATGTCGCGGTAGGCGAAAATGTTATGATCACTTCCGGCCCGCTGGAGAGCTTTATCGGCATTGTCGATGAGGTCAATACGGAAAAGCAGAAGGTCAAGGTAACGGTATCCATGTTCGGCAGGGATACCAGCGTAGAGCTGGATTTTGTCCAGGTAAAGCGCATTTAA
- the rplA gene encoding 50S ribosomal protein L1, translating into MKRGKNYLDSVKLYDKATQYDVEQAVELCLQTAKAKFDETIELSVRLGVDPRHADQQVRGAVVLPHGTGKQVRVVVFAKGDKAKEAEAAGADYVGAEELVQKIQSEGWFDFDVCVATPDMMGVVGRIARILGPKGLMPNPKSGTVTMDVTKAISDIKAGKVEYRVDKTSIVHCPVGKKGFEKEKLVENINVLMEAIVKAKPAAAKGTYLRSIVLSSTMGPGIKVSAQRYL; encoded by the coding sequence ATGAAGAGAGGGAAAAATTATTTAGACAGCGTCAAGCTGTACGATAAAGCTACCCAATACGATGTCGAGCAGGCAGTGGAGCTGTGCTTGCAGACGGCAAAAGCAAAATTCGATGAGACCATCGAGCTTTCTGTGCGCCTGGGCGTAGACCCGCGCCATGCGGATCAGCAGGTTCGCGGCGCTGTCGTTCTGCCGCACGGCACTGGCAAACAGGTTCGCGTTGTCGTCTTTGCAAAGGGCGATAAGGCAAAAGAGGCGGAAGCTGCCGGCGCTGACTATGTCGGCGCAGAAGAGCTGGTGCAGAAGATTCAGTCGGAAGGCTGGTTTGATTTCGATGTCTGCGTCGCAACCCCGGATATGATGGGCGTTGTTGGCCGCATTGCCCGTATCCTCGGACCAAAAGGCCTGATGCCGAACCCCAAGTCCGGCACGGTTACCATGGATGTTACCAAGGCAATCTCGGATATCAAAGCTGGTAAAGTGGAATACCGCGTCGACAAAACGTCTATCGTTCACTGCCCGGTTGGCAAAAAGGGCTTTGAGAAAGAGAAACTGGTCGAGAATATCAATGTGCTGATGGAAGCGATTGTGAAGGCAAAACCGGCTGCTGCAAAGGGAACTTATTTGCGCAGCATCGTGCTTTCTTCCACCATGGGCCCTGGCATCAAAGTGAGCGCCCAGAGATATCTCTAG
- the fba gene encoding class II fructose-1,6-bisphosphate aldolase has translation MPLVTTTEMFKKAYEGGYAIGAFNVNNMEIIQGITEAAKEENAPLILQVSKGARNYAKPVYLTKLVEAAIEDTGLPICLHLDHGDSFETCKSCIDGGFTSVMIDGSHLPFEENIALTKKVVEYAHDRGVVVEGELGRLAGVEDEVKVKKEDSSYTQPEEVNEFVSKTGVDSLAIAIGTSHGAYKFKPGTKPQLRFDILEKVSELLPGFPIVLHGASSVIPEFVDEINKYGGKMDGALGVPEEMLRQAASMAVCKINIDSDLRLAMTAAVRKHFAENPSDFDPRQYLKPARAAIKEMVRHKLLNVLGCNGKA, from the coding sequence ATGCCATTAGTTACAACGACAGAGATGTTTAAGAAGGCATACGAGGGCGGATACGCCATCGGCGCTTTCAACGTCAATAACATGGAGATCATCCAGGGAATCACCGAGGCGGCGAAGGAAGAGAATGCTCCGCTGATCCTTCAGGTTTCCAAGGGCGCCCGCAACTACGCCAAGCCCGTATACCTCACCAAGCTGGTGGAAGCTGCCATCGAAGATACCGGCCTTCCCATCTGCCTGCACCTCGACCACGGCGATTCGTTCGAGACCTGCAAAAGCTGCATCGACGGCGGCTTCACTTCCGTCATGATCGACGGCTCGCACCTGCCCTTCGAGGAGAACATCGCGCTGACCAAGAAAGTCGTCGAGTATGCGCACGATCGAGGCGTTGTCGTCGAGGGCGAGCTGGGCCGCCTGGCTGGCGTTGAGGATGAAGTCAAAGTAAAGAAAGAGGATTCTTCCTATACGCAGCCTGAAGAAGTCAACGAGTTCGTCTCCAAGACGGGCGTCGACTCCCTGGCTATCGCCATCGGCACGAGCCACGGCGCTTATAAATTCAAGCCCGGCACCAAGCCCCAGCTGCGCTTCGATATTCTCGAGAAAGTCAGCGAGCTGCTCCCCGGCTTCCCCATTGTTCTGCACGGCGCAAGCTCCGTCATCCCCGAGTTTGTTGACGAGATCAACAAATACGGCGGCAAGATGGATGGCGCTCTGGGCGTTCCGGAAGAGATGCTCCGCCAGGCTGCCAGCATGGCCGTCTGCAAAATCAACATCGACTCCGACCTGCGCCTTGCGATGACGGCTGCCGTCCGCAAGCACTTCGCCGAGAACCCCTCTGATTTCGACCCCCGCCAGTACCTCAAGCCGGCGAGAGCCGCCATCAAAGAGATGGTTCGCCACAAGCTGCTCAACGTTCTGGGCTGCAACGGCAAAGCGTAA
- a CDS encoding ABC transporter permease — protein sequence MVKFRKFIQRFYLAILLFFIYLPILMLMVFSFNEGKTMSKWSGFTMNWYSQLFQDPVIMESLWVTISIAVLSSLFACLIGTMAAIGINSFKKWTRNLTLNLTYIPMMNADIVTGISLLLFFIFAKIPRGYLTLLISHIVFNVPYVIFSVLPRLKGMDEHLYEAALDMGATPGYAVRKVIVPELMPGIVTGFIMAFTMSFDDFVISFFSTQGIVNNLSVYVYSMARVGINPKINALSTIMFVFVMTLLLIINIRADRQSKRQRQNTKFLQKGLSQ from the coding sequence ATGGTAAAATTCCGCAAATTCATTCAGCGCTTCTATCTGGCAATTCTGCTCTTCTTCATCTATCTGCCCATCCTGATGCTGATGGTCTTCTCGTTTAACGAGGGGAAAACCATGAGCAAATGGTCTGGCTTCACGATGAACTGGTATTCCCAGCTGTTTCAGGATCCCGTCATCATGGAAAGCCTCTGGGTTACCATTTCCATCGCCGTGCTCTCCTCGCTGTTCGCCTGCCTCATCGGCACAATGGCCGCCATCGGCATCAACAGCTTTAAGAAGTGGACGCGCAACCTGACGCTCAATCTCACGTATATCCCCATGATGAACGCAGATATCGTTACGGGCATCTCCCTGCTGCTTTTCTTCATCTTCGCAAAGATCCCGCGCGGGTATCTGACGCTGCTCATCTCGCATATCGTGTTCAATGTGCCCTATGTCATCTTCTCCGTGCTTCCAAGGCTCAAGGGCATGGATGAGCATCTGTATGAAGCGGCCCTGGATATGGGCGCCACGCCGGGCTATGCCGTGCGCAAGGTGATCGTCCCCGAGCTCATGCCCGGCATCGTTACGGGGTTCATCATGGCTTTTACCATGTCGTTCGACGATTTCGTCATCAGCTTCTTCTCGACCCAGGGCATCGTAAACAACCTCTCTGTGTACGTTTACTCCATGGCCAGAGTGGGCATCAATCCCAAGATCAACGCCCTCTCTACGATTATGTTTGTCTTTGTGATGACGCTGTTGCTCATCATCAATATACGCGCTGATCGTCAATCTAAGCGCCAGCGCCAAAACACCAAGTTTTTACAGAAAGGACTCTCCCAATGA
- a CDS encoding cupin domain-containing protein, whose translation MDITKIGAKIKSLRLRYGLTQEELADRAELSKGFISQLERDQTSPSIVTLVDILECLGTTPGEFFTETADEKIVFSEADMFEKVDENSSILWLIPNAQKNQLEPILFTLAPGASSEPDEPHEGEEFGYVLSGSAILHIGSARHKLKKNCSFYFKPSAPHYIENRGRSEAKIIWVSTPPSF comes from the coding sequence ATGGATATCACCAAAATCGGAGCGAAAATCAAGAGTCTCCGGCTCAGATATGGCCTGACCCAAGAAGAGCTGGCCGACCGCGCCGAGCTCTCCAAGGGCTTCATCTCCCAGCTGGAGCGGGACCAGACTTCCCCTTCCATCGTTACCCTGGTGGATATTCTCGAATGCCTGGGGACGACGCCGGGAGAGTTCTTTACCGAGACGGCAGATGAGAAGATCGTCTTTTCCGAGGCGGATATGTTCGAAAAGGTGGATGAGAATTCCAGCATTTTATGGCTCATCCCAAACGCCCAGAAAAACCAGCTGGAGCCCATCTTGTTTACTCTGGCGCCCGGCGCCAGTTCAGAGCCGGATGAGCCGCATGAAGGCGAGGAATTCGGCTATGTGCTCTCTGGTTCGGCGATTCTGCACATCGGGAGCGCGCGGCATAAGCTGAAGAAAAACTGCTCGTTCTATTTCAAGCCCTCTGCTCCGCACTACATCGAAAACCGCGGCAGAAGCGAAGCAAAAATCATCTGGGTCTCTACACCGCCCAGTTTCTAA
- the rplK gene encoding 50S ribosomal protein L11: protein MAKKIAGYIKLQIPAGKATPAPPVGPALGQHGVNIMEFVKQFNEKTAQQVGLVIPAVITVYADRSFSFILKSPPAAVLIKRACKIDSGSKVPNRDKVAQITRDQLKEIAEIKKNDLNAASIDAAISMIAGTCRSMGVTVVD from the coding sequence ATGGCTAAAAAAATTGCAGGATACATTAAACTTCAGATTCCTGCAGGCAAAGCAACCCCGGCTCCGCCGGTAGGTCCTGCGCTTGGTCAGCACGGTGTCAACATCATGGAATTTGTTAAGCAGTTCAATGAGAAAACTGCTCAGCAGGTTGGCCTGGTGATCCCGGCTGTCATCACAGTTTATGCAGACAGATCTTTCTCTTTCATTCTGAAGAGCCCGCCTGCTGCAGTCCTCATCAAGAGAGCCTGCAAAATCGATTCCGGTTCTAAAGTCCCCAATCGGGATAAAGTCGCTCAGATTACCAGAGATCAGCTGAAGGAAATCGCAGAGATCAAGAAGAACGACCTGAATGCCGCCAGCATTGATGCCGCAATCAGCATGATTGCAGGAACATGCCGCAGCATGGGCGTTACGGTTGTAGACTAA
- the rplL gene encoding 50S ribosomal protein L7/L12, with amino-acid sequence MDKAQILEAIEQMNVLELAELVKDLEEKFGVSAAAPVAVAAAPAAGAAAPAAEEKTEFDVILKAAGAEKIKVIKVVREITGLGLKEAKDLVDGAPKPVKEGASKDDAEKIAAQLKEVGAEVEVK; translated from the coding sequence ATGGATAAGGCACAGATTCTGGAAGCTATTGAGCAGATGAATGTACTCGAGCTGGCTGAGCTCGTAAAAGATCTTGAGGAGAAATTTGGCGTGAGCGCTGCTGCTCCTGTTGCAGTTGCTGCTGCTCCCGCTGCTGGCGCTGCTGCTCCCGCTGCTGAGGAGAAGACGGAGTTCGACGTTATCCTCAAAGCTGCTGGCGCTGAGAAGATCAAAGTTATCAAGGTTGTCCGCGAGATCACCGGCCTTGGCCTGAAAGAGGCGAAGGATCTGGTTGACGGCGCTCCCAAGCCCGTTAAGGAAGGCGCTTCCAAGGACGACGCTGAGAAGATCGCTGCTCAGCTGAAAGAAGTTGGCGCTGAGGTTGAAGTAAAATAA